One genomic segment of Bradyrhizobium prioriisuperbiae includes these proteins:
- a CDS encoding response regulator: MAMDLSMSVLVVDDYSTMIRIIRNLLKQLGFENIDDASDGSAALNKMRGKKYGLVISDWNMEPMTGYDLLKEVRADPNLAMTPFIMITAESKTENVIAAKKAGVNNYIVKPFNAATLKTKIEAVFPDHANA; this comes from the coding sequence ATGGCGATGGATTTGTCGATGTCGGTTCTGGTGGTGGATGACTACAGCACCATGATCCGCATCATTCGGAATCTTCTGAAACAGCTCGGGTTCGAGAACATCGACGATGCCAGCGACGGCTCGGCGGCGCTCAACAAGATGCGCGGCAAGAAGTACGGTCTGGTGATTTCCGACTGGAACATGGAGCCGATGACCGGCTACGACCTGCTGAAGGAGGTCCGCGCCGATCCCAATCTGGCGATGACCCCGTTCATCATGATCACCGCGGAATCCAAGACCGAGAACGTCATCGCCGCCAAGAAGGCCGGCGTGAACAACTACATCGTCAAGCCGTTCAACGCGGCGACGCTGAAGACCAAGATCGAAGCGGTATTCCCGGATCACGCCAACGCGTAA